From the genome of Geoglobus ahangari, one region includes:
- a CDS encoding homoserine dehydrogenase, with amino-acid sequence MIRIAIFGFGTVGMGVAETLELKRPQIEREVGEYRIVAVADSRSSIYGDFDVLDAIREKSERGRLPRDVRAEELFDAVDFDLLIDTTPTNVFTGEPGLGNIKEAIRRGIDVITSNKGPLVVAFREIMEMAERHGVKVGYEATVGGAMPVIKLVRKDLAGNRVKRVRGILNGTTNYILSRMEKERMPYSQILSEAQELGIAEADPSYDVKGIDVGAKLVILANSVFGMDARFEDVRIMGIEGITPEAFEVAGERGYTIRLIAEADENGKLEVSPRLVKLTHPLAIYGTLNALLVETDLAGEVFVIGRGAGRSETASAIISDFVDIYGGGSSGN; translated from the coding sequence AAGGATAGCAATTTTCGGGTTCGGCACGGTTGGGATGGGGGTTGCTGAGACTCTCGAGCTCAAGCGACCCCAGATTGAGAGAGAGGTTGGAGAGTACAGGATCGTGGCAGTAGCAGACTCAAGGAGCTCCATTTACGGCGATTTTGATGTTCTGGATGCGATAAGGGAGAAGAGCGAGAGAGGAAGGCTGCCCAGAGATGTGAGAGCGGAGGAGCTCTTCGACGCCGTGGACTTCGACCTTCTGATCGACACAACCCCCACGAACGTCTTCACCGGAGAGCCGGGGCTGGGCAACATCAAAGAGGCGATAAGGAGGGGAATTGACGTCATAACCTCGAACAAGGGCCCGCTCGTGGTTGCTTTCAGGGAGATCATGGAGATGGCGGAGAGGCATGGGGTGAAAGTCGGCTACGAGGCGACTGTGGGCGGAGCGATGCCGGTGATAAAGCTGGTGAGGAAGGATCTCGCAGGAAACAGGGTGAAGAGGGTTAGGGGGATACTGAACGGAACGACCAACTACATCCTCTCGAGGATGGAGAAGGAGAGGATGCCATACTCTCAGATTCTGAGCGAGGCTCAGGAGCTGGGGATTGCGGAAGCTGACCCGAGCTACGACGTGAAGGGCATTGATGTCGGGGCGAAGCTCGTGATTCTGGCCAACTCGGTCTTCGGAATGGACGCGAGGTTCGAGGACGTCAGGATAATGGGCATAGAGGGGATCACCCCTGAAGCCTTCGAGGTGGCCGGTGAGAGGGGGTACACGATAAGGCTGATCGCAGAGGCAGACGAGAACGGAAAGCTCGAGGTATCCCCACGCCTCGTCAAGCTCACCCATCCGCTGGCGATCTACGGAACGCTGAACGCCCTGCTGGTTGAGACTGATCTGGCCGGCGAGGTCTTCGTCATCGGCAGAGGTGCCGGGAGGAGCGAGACGGCGAGCGCCATAATATCGGACTTCGTTGATATCTATGGAGGGGGAAGTAGCGGTAACTAA
- a CDS encoding A24 family peptidase C-terminal domain-containing protein → MEGEVAVTKFLIGLLFLLWASRMDLRSRIIPNRVWKLMFLALLPFTLAELLLFPHSTLELYLALFQAVFVISLAFIFYYLGLYGGADAKALMVLALTFPFYPSFPPFPILMRGFSFAFSTLANAVIFAPLFAAYFFLTNLLREGVSEFRRSKLYFFIGRRVDASSIPPHHSLLEYVDERGGIVRLKRGVEPDSKMLERLKKAKKGGKVERVWVTPQIPFIVFMTLGYAMAFLLGDVLSYAVTLLLP, encoded by the coding sequence ATGGAGGGGGAAGTAGCGGTAACTAAGTTCCTGATTGGCCTTCTGTTTCTCTTATGGGCCAGCAGGATGGATCTGAGGAGCAGGATCATTCCCAACAGAGTGTGGAAGCTCATGTTTCTCGCGCTTCTTCCCTTCACCTTGGCTGAGCTCCTGCTCTTTCCCCACTCGACCCTCGAACTTTACCTCGCCCTGTTTCAGGCCGTGTTCGTGATATCACTCGCGTTCATCTTCTACTACCTCGGCCTCTACGGTGGGGCTGATGCCAAGGCGCTGATGGTTCTCGCGCTCACGTTCCCCTTCTACCCTTCCTTCCCACCCTTTCCGATCCTCATGAGGGGCTTCTCGTTCGCCTTCTCAACCCTCGCGAATGCGGTCATATTCGCCCCTTTATTCGCGGCCTACTTCTTCCTCACAAACCTCCTGCGGGAGGGGGTGTCGGAGTTCAGGAGATCCAAGCTCTACTTCTTCATCGGCAGGAGGGTTGACGCCTCCTCCATCCCCCCTCACCACTCCCTCCTCGAGTATGTTGACGAGAGGGGCGGCATCGTCAGGCTTAAGAGGGGCGTTGAGCCCGACAGCAAGATGCTGGAAAGGCTGAAAAAGGCGAAGAAGGGGGGAAAGGTCGAGAGGGTCTGGGTGACCCCCCAGATACCCTTCATAGTCTTCATGACTCTTGGCTATGCGATGGCCTTCCTCCTCGGCGACGTGCTGAGCTACGCGGTAACCCTCCTCTTACCTTAA
- a CDS encoding AIR synthase related protein has translation MADDETDLIGIVAELKSYPGLTRKRYAGIFRDLVGEFFGEDAGFHSLQDCEIVLTSDGVWHRVLEADLYWGGFVSILVNAHDVYAMGARPLMAVNVISARSAEELEEMKRGMEDALRLFRVRMVKGHIHPDSPTNTIDVAMVGIASRGRVIRSSTAKPGDRIIIAVDTDGRPHEKLVHNFDSTNKDPDQLISQFESMVELAERGILSAGKDLSNAGIAGTVAMLLETSGAGGWMDVNRVPRPKGVGLVQWLKTYPACGFAVTTRNEEEVLEVFRERGLEAEVVGEVDGSKRMRLRMDEVEETFFDFSRESVFGLR, from the coding sequence ATGGCAGATGATGAAACCGACCTGATAGGCATTGTTGCCGAGCTCAAAAGCTATCCCGGCCTGACGAGGAAGAGGTACGCCGGAATCTTCAGAGATCTTGTCGGAGAGTTTTTCGGTGAGGATGCGGGCTTTCACAGCCTTCAGGACTGTGAGATCGTTCTGACCTCTGACGGTGTTTGGCACAGGGTTCTTGAAGCAGACCTCTACTGGGGAGGCTTTGTCTCAATCCTCGTTAACGCTCACGATGTTTACGCGATGGGTGCGAGGCCTTTGATGGCGGTCAACGTCATCTCTGCAAGGAGCGCTGAGGAGCTTGAAGAGATGAAGAGGGGAATGGAGGACGCCCTCAGGCTCTTCAGGGTTAGGATGGTCAAGGGGCACATCCACCCCGACAGCCCCACAAACACCATAGATGTGGCGATGGTCGGGATAGCGAGCAGGGGGAGGGTGATCAGATCGTCCACTGCCAAGCCGGGGGACAGGATAATCATTGCCGTGGACACGGACGGAAGGCCGCATGAGAAGCTTGTCCACAACTTCGACTCCACGAACAAAGACCCGGATCAGCTTATCTCCCAGTTCGAGTCGATGGTGGAGCTGGCTGAGAGGGGCATCCTGAGTGCGGGAAAGGATCTGAGCAACGCCGGCATTGCAGGCACGGTGGCTATGCTGCTCGAAACAAGCGGGGCAGGAGGGTGGATGGACGTGAACAGAGTTCCGAGGCCGAAAGGAGTTGGTCTGGTGCAGTGGCTCAAAACGTACCCTGCCTGCGGTTTTGCTGTGACGACGCGCAATGAAGAGGAGGTTCTCGAGGTGTTCAGGGAGAGAGGACTTGAGGCTGAGGTTGTAGGGGAGGTGGATGGTTCCAAGAGGATGAGGCTGAGAATGGATGAGGTGGAGGAGACGTTCTTTGACTTCAGCAGGGAGAGCGTTTTCGGTTTAAGGTAA
- a CDS encoding 4Fe-4S dicluster domain-containing protein: protein MKYRVEFDARRCGGAGECIDVCDKGVWEWKMVEFEFFGRRFRRPMPFPTHQEKCVGCKKCERICPTGCISVVKAEA, encoded by the coding sequence ATGAAGTACAGGGTCGAGTTTGACGCGAGAAGGTGCGGTGGTGCCGGAGAGTGCATAGATGTCTGCGACAAGGGAGTGTGGGAGTGGAAGATGGTGGAGTTCGAGTTCTTCGGCAGGAGGTTCAGGAGACCGATGCCCTTTCCGACGCATCAGGAGAAGTGCGTTGGCTGCAAGAAGTGCGAGAGGATCTGCCCGACTGGCTGCATAAGTGTGGTGAAGGCGGAGGCGTAA